From one Humulus lupulus chromosome 8, drHumLupu1.1, whole genome shotgun sequence genomic stretch:
- the LOC133795265 gene encoding LOW QUALITY PROTEIN: uncharacterized protein LOC133795265 (The sequence of the model RefSeq protein was modified relative to this genomic sequence to represent the inferred CDS: inserted 2 bases in 1 codon), producing MDFYLKNLFDRFQEQFGSGPGFGPGFGTCLMKVEGITPGFIKYVFKASTALYRTDPWKRLRPIHLFGVMVGKDSDWSGKKQPFPCLQFIGGDGGDVGFHMFRSVNDARKVTGRRETIRVSNIEILRVTYEPESLMFPSNRKMIKTLSLEESGTDRYPVMDVACCTPSGSLQFRSLTLEELRFVCAVMKGMALVHPLLQVDRDSGPKWSRLMYFEPFIETVDVQWPPEMAKGGHDLVAMTISYPPGQAYEDKSCSTASSTPTKYAEPPKEDSYADVELLXNGSLQKGATCDKRVS from the exons ATGGACTTTTATCTGAAGAACCTGTTTGATAGATTCCAAGAGCAATTTGGTTCAGGTCCTGGGTTTGGTCCTGGATTTGGGACATGTCTCATGAAAGTAGAAGGCATTACTCCTGGTTTTATTAAATATGTGTTTAAAGCGTCGACAGCTCTATATAGGACTGATCCATGGAAGAGGTTGCGTCCAATACATCTTTTTGGTGTCATGGTTGGGAAGGATTCAGATTGGTCTGGCAAGAAGCAGCCTTTCCCATGTCTACAATTCATCGGAGGAGATGGTGGGGATGTTGGTTTTCACATGTTTCGATCTGTAAATGATGCTAGGAAGGTGACTGGCAGAAGAGAAACTATTCGAGTTTCTAATATAGAGATTTTGAGGGTCACATATGAACCTGAGTCATTGATGTTCCCTTCAAATCGCAAGATGATCAAAACCTTGTCATTAGAAGAATCAGGGACAGATCGCTATCCTGTAATGGATGTTGCCTGTTGCACACCATCTGGGTCTCTGCAGTTTAGGAGTCTAACTCTTGAGGAGCTTAGGTTTGTGTGTGCTGTCATGAAAGGCATGGCTTTGGTGCATCCTTTGCTTCAGGTTGATAGAGATAGCGGACCAAAGTGGTCAAGGCTAATGTACTTTGAACCATTTATTGAAACAGTTGATGTTCAATGGCCTCCAGAAATGGCCAAAGGCGGCCATGACCTAGTTGCAATGACGATTTCGTACCCGCCTGGTCAGGCTTATGAAGACAAGAGTTGCTCTACAGCAAGCTCAACCCCAACCAAATATGCAGAACCACCTAAGGAGGATTCTTATGCTGATGTAGAATTGCT GAATGGCAGCTTGCAGAAGGGTGCAACCTGTGACAAAAGAGTTTCATAG
- the LOC133795267 gene encoding 15.4 kDa class V heat shock protein, which translates to MELPVVHPATAASNQYLFPSHLLFPYNFVPENHVHWSETPDSHIFLIDLPGVRKEEIKVEVEDSRYLIIRTEAINESTEPARTFMRKFRLPGRVDIDGISAGYEDGVLTVTVPRSFRRRGFFIDPADVPERLETLARAA; encoded by the exons ATGGAGCTTCCAGTGGTACACCCTGCAACTGCTGCATCAAACCAATATCTCTTTCCCTCTCATCTCCTTTTTCCATACAATTTTGTCCCAGAAAACCATGTTCACTGGTCAGAAACTCCCGATTCTCACATTTTCTTAATAGATCTCCCTG GTGTAAGAAAAGAAGAGATAAAAGTGGAAGTTGAGGACTCGAGGTACCTCATAATTCGAACTGAGGCCATTAATGAGTCAACAGAACCTGCAAGGACCTTCATGAGGAAGTTTAGGCTTCCGGGTAGAGTGGATATTGATGGAATATCAGCTGGATATGAAGATGGAGTTTTGACAGTCACAGTTCCAAGATCTTTTAGGAGAAGGGGTTTCTTTATTGATCCAGCAGATGTGCCTGAACGCCTAGAAACTCTGGCAAGGGCTGCTTAG
- the LOC133795266 gene encoding uncharacterized protein LOC133795266 — protein MEMEVEEELPCPSPSPYKFSSSLFKDISNFKTPKRPSHKPNFHSPCTQFFTASKQTPRTCSSSSFRRRPSLAPPSTRINTARKLKALEIEQSQSSRKTQIENERSLKSLAKSLNVWLNFLFENPASCGCYLSTNGGNGDQIDQVSAQGKRDSYPGIGVRVDAAWRNPKRQRDLSWRAVEGEDKDNGVRFSMFGYSSLQSSLKDVCSFEDLKQRMRVYLSLGGCKEIFDVMTRVSKHIDEGRLKMKAHCPLVTDVGLRDKAIRTLMCYNPIWLRIGLYIILGGESLLSDGDVSFDEEMAFLRMIIEKQFFMHAGLAKSYAYNKMVEGVYRPGYYETLGNVVLKRFLLLVLVLDRTKCQSSLSLEYGIDGVDGGSPLLFTVQSTCKSSRQVIHDFLSSDIMLGEGNILAHLMIVGYKVSYQQSPLVEYDFQVKDLFVDLQDGVRLCRATQLLLDDSSILTRLVVPSDTRKKSLANCRVVLQYLKQAGVALCDDDGVEIMVDDVTDGDKELTLALLWNMFVHLQLPLLMKKGVLIEEIYKIRGPNMEHLNTSNTTPLELLLSWIQAICQKYDCKIDNFSTLVDGKAIWCLLDYYFRKELSCSCSLKDSCRSNAEESIVLVVDYPDAVHNFLLSQKLTTLLGNFPEVLQISDILEFNGACNDRSVVVLLVFLASQLIVKKNMDQLNFHKFLGCHCQGPGRKYSSVEQYSPEVMQTKDNTHGQSTEDAARKFKAIQAWWQDMTERNYPSVAKPAVSNFQHLSVNIDNANSQRENAAKIIQSHFKRVIERRKFLKMLNAASILQIVFRALLIARNKPSYTNFIAIQVQESPCERWKQSEHWKRYAPFIIDRHGFVKLRKSALFIQQAARNWITRRHYSRDIITSDVPDSNLVNASMIIQKYIRGWLARSRYIREVVQIEKPLYLHQEKGAHDLQMVSPAEVHFALEDSIFCNSFQNQHFAATKIQCHFRSWLLRRSFQSQRLAILKIQSTFRMFRCLKAYLQNRILIKSTTIVQSFVRQWISHREACRRRHLIVTIQRHCRGWLVRRNFLSQRRAVLMIQSVVRGLKCRKEFYCHKEACRRRHLIVTIQRHCRGWLVRRNFLSQRRAVIMIQSAIRGLKCRKVFYCHREACRRRHLIVTIQRHCRGWLVRKNFLSQIRAVLMIQSAIRGLKCRKVFYCHREACRRRHLIVTIQRHCRGWLVRRNFLSRRRAVLMIQSAIRGLKCRKEFYCHKEACRRRHLIVTIQRHCRGWLVRRNFLSQRRAVIMIQSAIRGLKCRKVFYCLREACRRRHLIVTIQRHCRGWLVRRNFLSQIRAVLMIQSAIRGLKCRKVFYCHREACRRRHLIVTIQRHCRGWLVRRNFLSQRRAVLMIQSAIRGLKCRKEFYCHREACRRRHLIVTIQKHCRGWLVRRNFLSQRSAVIMIQSAIRGLICRKVFYCRIQATSEIQRFVRGHITQKKLIGVSSKYAVLPSAHQNCEVNFALRSVLKLQRWWRGVLSLNQKTKSAIIIQSHVRGWIARRNATRERQHIIVIQSYWKGYLARKDSRGQLLDLRLRMQNTAANVDDGMRIINRLIAALSELLSKKSISGILHTCATLDMATQYSQKCCEKLVDAGAINTLLKLIQSVSRSIPDQEVLKHALSTLRNLARYPHLVEVIVDCHGFIETILLEMLRNKEEGYFIASELLRKVCSTRKGIEIIRKKPAFLKRLRNLVEELTRKAIKEKRNVRGPNTKEQTDRRLKEAVHLLKMAT, from the exons ATGGAAATGGAAGTTGAAGAAGAACTTCCATGTCCGTCTCCATCACCCTACAAGTTTTCCTCTTCGCTTTTCAAAGACATTTCGAATTTCAAAACCCCAAAACGCCCTTCTCATAAACCCAACTTCCATTCCCCTTGCACTCAATTCTTCACCGCTTCCAAACAGACCCCCCGGACTTGTTCGTCGTCGTCTTTTCGCCGCCGGCCTTCTTTGGCTCCACCGTCGACCCGGATCAATACCGCTCGTAAACTCAAAGCCCTCGAAATTGAGCAGTCACAATCCTCTCGTAAGACCCAGATTGAGAATGAACGCTCGCTGAAATCGCTAGCCAAGTCGCTTAACGTCTGGCTTAATTTTCTGTTTGAAAACCCGGCTTCGTGCGGCTGTTATTTGTCGACCAATGGCGGGAATGGAGATCAAATTGACCAGGTATCGGCTCAGGGGAAGAGGGATAGTTATCCGGGCATTGGGGTCCGGGTTGACGCTGCCTGGCGGAACCCGAAGCGTCAGAGAGATTTGTCATGGCGAGCAGTGGAGGGTGAGGATAAGGATAATGGGGTGAGGTTTTCGATGTTTGGGTATTCGAGTCTGCAATCTTCGTTGAAAGATGTTTGTAGTTTCGAAGATTTGAAGCAGCGAATGCGGGTTTATTTAAGCTTGGGCGGTTGCAAGGAGATTTTTGATGTTATGACTCGAGTGTCTAAG CATATTGATGAAGGGAGGTTGAAAATGAAGGCACACTGCCCTTTAGTAACTGATGTTGGTCTAAGGGATAAAGCCATCAGAACCCTTATGTGTTACAATCCTATTTGGCTTCGTATTGGCTTATACATTATTCTCGGTGGCGAGTCTTTGTTGTCTGATGGAGATGTTAGTTTTGATGAAGAAATGGCATTTTTGAGGATGATTATTGAGAAACAGTTCTTTATGCATGCTGGCCTAGCAAAATCGTATGCTTATAACAAGATGGTTGAGGGTGTATACAGACCGGGGTATTATGAAACTTTAGGGAATGTTGTATTGAAGAGATTTTTGTTGCTTGTTCTTGTTCTTGATAGAACTAAATGTCAGAGCAGTCTGTCTCTTGAGTATGGTATTGATGGAGTGGATGGAGGTTCCCCTTTATTGTTTACAGTTCAATCCACTTGTAAATCAAGTCGTCAGGTGATCCATG ATTTTTTGTCATCAGATATTATGCTTGGAGAAGGTAATATTCTAGCACATCTGATGATAGTAGGGTACAAAGTATCTTATCAGCAG AGTCCCCTTGTTGAGTATGATTTTCAAGTGAAAGATTTATTTGTTGATCTTCAAGATGGTGTCCGCCTCTGTAGAGCTACTCAGCTCTTGCTGGACGACTCCTCCATACTAACG AGATTGGTAGTTCCATCAGATACTCGCAAGAAGTCATTGGCAAATTGTAGAGTTGTGCTGCAGTATCTTAAGCAGGCTGGTGTAGCTTTATGCGATGATGATGGAGTGGAGATTATGGTAGATGATGTTACTGATGGGGATAAGGAGTTAACTCTTGCCTTGCTCTGGAACATGTTTGTTCATCTGCAG CTACCTCTTTTGATGAAGAAAGGAGTGTTAATTGAGGAAATTTACAAAATTCGTGGACCTAATATG GAACATTTGAacacttccaataccactcctttGGAATTGCTATTAAGTTGGATCCAG GCTATCTGTCAGAAGTATGATTGCAAGATTGACAATTTTTCAACTTTAGTTGATGGGAAAGCCATATGGTGCCTACTTGATTATTATTTTCGCAAGGAACTTTCTTGCTCTTGTTCATTAAAG GATTCTTGTAGATCAAATGCTGAAGAATCTATTGTTTTAGTTGTTGATTACCCAGATGCAGTCCACAATTTTTTATTATCGCAGAAACTGACTACTTTGTTGGGAAATTTTCCGGAG GTTCTACAAATCAGTGACATACTTGAATTTAATGGTGCATGTAATGATAGGAGTGTCGTGGTCCTATTGGTGTTCCTAGCATCACAATTAATTGTCAAGAAAAATATG GATCAATTGAATTTTCATAAATTCTTGGGTTGTCACTGTCAAGGTCCAGGGAGAAAGTATTCTAGTGTGGAGCAATATAGTCCAGAAGTAATGCAAACCAAAGACAATACTCATGGCCAAAGTACTGAAg ATGCTGCAAGAAAGTTTAAAGCCATCCAGGCTTGGTGGCAAGATATGACAGAAAGGAATTATCCTTCAGTTGCAAAACCAGCTGTATCTAATTTTCAGCATTTATCTGTAAACATAGACAACGCCAACTCTCAGAGAG AAAATGCTGCCAAAATCATACAATCTCACTTCAAGCGGGTGATTGAACGCCGCAAATTTTTGAAGATGTTAAATGCTGCTTCAATTTTGCAAATTGTTTTTCGGGCTCTGTTAATTGCAAGGAATAAACCATCATATACAAATTTTATTGCTATTCAAGTACAAGAATCTCCGTGTG AAAGATGGAAGCAGTCTGAACACTGGAAGAGATATGCCCCATTCATTATTGACAGGCATGGTTTTGTCAAGCTAAGGAAGTCAGCATTGTTTATACAGCAAGCGGCCAGGAATTGGATTACTCGGAGACACTATAGTCGTGATATTATAACTAGTGATGTACCAGATAGTAATTTAGTCAATGCTTCTATGATCATTCAAAAATACATTCGAGGGTGGTTAGCAAGGTCTAGGTACATTCGTGAGGTTGTTCAAATAGAGAAACCTTTATATTTACATCAAGAAAAGGGTGCACATGATCTTCAGATGGTTTCACCTGCTGAAGTTCACTTTGCTTTGGAGGATTCTATTTTTTGCAACTCTTTCCAAAATCAACACTTCGCAGCAACAAAAATCCAGTGTCATTTCCGTAGTTGGTTGTTGAGAAGAAGTTTTCAAAGTCAAAGGCTAGCAATACTAAAAATCCAAAGTACTTTTCGAATGTTCAGATGTTTGAAGGCTTATTTACAAAACAGAATTTTAATTAAGTCAACAACTATTGTTCAATCTTTTGTGCGTCAATGGATTTCCCATAGAGAAGCTTGTAGACGTAGGCATCTCATTGTTACAATTCAG AGACATTGTCGAGGTTGGTTGGTAAGACGGAACTTCTTGTCCCAAAGGAGGGCTGTGTTAATGATTCAAAGTGTTGTTCGAGGTTTGAAATGTCGGAAGGAATTTTATTGCCACAAAGAAGCTTGTAGACGTAGGCATCTTATTGTTACAATTCAG AGACATTGTCGAGGTTGGTTGGTAAGAAGGAATTTTTTGTCCCAAAGAAGGGCTGTAATAATGATTCAAAGTGCTATTCGAGGTCTGAAATGCCGGAAGGTATTTTATTGCCATAGAGAAGCTTGTAGACGTAGGCATCTCATTGTTACAATTCAG AGACATTGTCGAGGTTGGTTGGTAAGAAAGAACTTCTTGTCCCAAATAAGGGCTGTATTAATGATTCAAAGTGCTATTCGAGGTCTGAAATGCCGGAAGGTATTTTATTGCCATAGAGAAGCTTGTAGACGTAGGCATCTCATTGTTACAATTCAG AGACATTGTCGAGGTTGGTTGGTAAGACGGAACTTCTTGTCCCGAAGGAGGGCTGTGTTAATGATTCAAAGTGCTATTCGAGGTCTGAAATGCCGGAAGGAATTTTATTGCCATAAAGAAGCTTGTAGACGTAGGCATCTTATTGTTACAATTCAG AGACATTGTCGAGGTTGGTTGGTAAGAAGGAACTTTTTGTCCCAAAGAAGGGCTGTGATAATGATTCAAAGTGCTATTCGAGGTCTGAAATGCCGGAAGGTATTTTATTGCCTTAGAGAAGCTTGTAGACGTAGGCATCTCATTGTTACAATTCAG AGACATTGTCGAGGTTGGTTGGTAAGAAGGAACTTCTTGTCCCAAATAAGGGCTGTCTTAATGATTCAAAGTGCTATTCGAGGTCTGAAATGCCGGAAGGTATTTTATTGCCATAGAGAAGCTTGTAGACGTAGGCATCTCATTGTTACAATTCAG AGACATTGCCGAGGTTGGTTGGTAAGACGGAACTTCTTGTCCCAAAGGAGGGCTGTGTTAATGATTCAAAGTGCTATTCGAGGTCTGAAATGCCGGAAGGAATTTTATTGCCATAGAGAAGCTTGTAGACGTAGGCATCTTATTGTTACAATTCAG AAACATTGTCGAGGTTGGTTGGTAAGAAGGAACTTCTTGTCCCAAAGAAGTGCTGTAATAATGATTCAAAGTGCTATTCGAGGTCTTATTTGCCGGAAGGTATTTTATTGTCGAATTCAGGCAACATCTGAAATTCAACGTTTTGTCAGGGGGCACATAACTCAGAAGAAGCTCATAG GTGTTTCTTCCAAATATGCAGTCCTCCCTAGTGCTCATCAGAATTGTGAAGTAAACTTTGCTCTTCGTTCTGTTTTAAAATTACAAAGGTGGTGGAGGGGTGTTTTGTCACTTAATCAGAAAACAAAGTCTGCCATAATAATTCAATCGCATGTTCGTGGTTGGATTGCTAGAAGGAATGCTACTAGAGAGAGGCAACACATCATTGTGATACAA TCCTACTGGAAGGGTTACCTTGCACGGAAAGATTCAAGAGGACAGCTACTGGATTTGCGCTTGAGAATGCAAAACACAGCTGCAAATGTGGATGATGGCATGCGCATCATAAACCGACTTATAGCAGCACTCTCAGAATTACTGAGCAAGAAAAGCATTAGTGGCATTCTTCATACTTGTGCAACTTTAG ATATGGCTACACAGTACTCTCAAAAATGCTGTGAGAAGCTTGTGGATGCAGGAGCCATTAACACTTTGCTGAAGCTTATTCAATCTGTCAGTCGAAGCATACCCGATCAGGAGGTTTTAAAGCATGCACTCTCTACTCTTAGGAACCTTGCCCGCTATCCCCATCTGGTTGAAGTGATAGTTGACTGTCATGGATTCATAGAAACTATTCTATTGGAGATGCTAAG GAACAAAGAGGAAGGATATTTTATTGCTTCTGAACTCTTGAGGAAAGTATGCTCAACTCGTAAAGGAATTGAAATCATACGTAAGAAACCTGCCTTCTTGAAAAGGCTACGCAATCTTGTTGAGGAACTTACCAGGAAGGCAATTAAGGAGAAGAg GAACGTTCGAGGACCAAATACGAAAGAACAAACAGATAGAAGATTAAAAGAGGCTGTTCATCTTCTTAAAATGGCAACTTAA